Part of the Geobacter pickeringii genome, TAGGCCATGTTCGGGCGCCTGGAGACCATGCTCATAAAGGAGGCAATCCAGATCCTCCGGGACCCGAAGATGCGGTTCATCATCCTCGTCATCCCGGCGGTTCAGATCACCCTCTTCGGCTATGCGGTCAACACCGACGTCACCCATATCGCCACCGCGGTATGTGACCGGGACAACAGCGCCACGAGCCGCGACCTGGTGGCGCGGCTGGAACGCTCCGGCTATTTCGACGTCGTGCGGCGGGTGGAACGGGAGGAGGAAATCCGCGCTCTCCTCGACCGGGGGACGGTGCGGGCCGCCGTGCAGGTGAACCGTGGGTTCGAAGAGGCGATCCGCGCCGGACGGACGGCACCGCTCCAGATCATCGTCGACGGCACCGACCCGAGTACCGCCCGGATCGTCGTGAGCTACTCGGTGAAGATCGCCGAGCGTTTCAGCGACCAGATCCGGGCTGAACATCTCGTGCGGCAGGGAGGACGGGCGACGGAAGGGGGGCGGGTTGAACTGGAAAGCCGCGCCTGGTTCAACGACAATCTGGAAAGCCGCAACTTCTACGTGCCGGGGGTCATCGCCTCCATGGTCCTCATCACCACCATGATGCTTTCCAGCATGGCGGTGGTGCGGGAAAAAGAGATCGGCACCATGGAGCAGATCATCGTCACACCGATCCAGCGCTGGGAATTCATTGTCGGCAAGCTCGTGCCGTTCGCCATCGTCGGCTACATCAATGTTATCATCGTCACCGGGGTCGCCCTCTTCTGGTTCAGGGTCCCGCTGCGGGGGAGCGTCGCACTGCTGGTAGGATCGACGGCCCTTTTCCTGATGAGCACCCTTGGCTTCGGGCTTTTTATCTCCACCCTGAGCAGGACCCAGCAGCAGGCGATGATGAGCTCCTTCATGTTCACCTTCCCGGCGATGCTTCTTTCGGGCTTCGCCTTCCCCATCGAGAATATGCCCCGCAGCATCCAGTACGCCACCTACCTGAACCCGCTCCGCTACTATCTGGTCATCGTCCGGGGGATCTTTCTCAAGGGGATCGGCCTCGAAATTCTCTGGCCGCAGGTGACGGCGCTGGCGCTGCTCGGCGGCACGATCCTCGTCTTTGCGGTGGGCCGCTTCAGGAAAACGGTGGGGTAGGTCAAGATGACAAAAGGGCGCCACGGATTGCTCCGCAGCGCCCTTCATCACAAAGAGTCCATTCGGGAGTCAGGATTTTCCCGCTGACTTCCTCCCCTTTGCCTTGGCTGTCTTTTTCAACTCCCCGACAATCTCGTCCACCTCTTCGAACCCTTCGGCGTAGAACCGTTCCTCCTCCGGCTCCAACTGGTAGAGCAGCTTCAAAAACTCTCCGGCGTGGACCCGCTCCTCATCGGCAACGTCGCGCAGGACGGCCTGGGCCAGGGCATTGTCAGTCGATTCGGCCAGCTGCATGTAGAGCTGGATCGCTTCATACTCGGCCGACACCATAAAGCGGATGGCGCGCACCAGTTCAGCATGGGTCAGCTTTCTGTCGGCAGCACGGCCGGCAAACGGTGATCCAAAGTCAGGCATGGGGTCCTCCTCGTCCTTGCATTAAGGGATTAACTGCTCGACAGCGCATTCTTCCCACCACCGCCTACCAGTCCAGGCCGAATCATCTCAGGCAACCCCCATCGCCCGGTCGACGACCTCATATCGAACCGTCGTGGTTGAAGAGCGACGGCTTGCCGAGTGGGCGAGTCCTCCCACCTTGCGAAACATTTCATCAACGCCGGCGGGGGGTACCATGAAGGTGGTAGCCCCGATGCCGAAGGGGACCTGCCAGCGGTTCTCACTCAACAAGGCGGCAAGCTGTTCCTGGAGTTTTTTTACGACCACCCGTCCAGATTCGTTGGGTGTCTCGGGGAGCATCACCGCAAAGGTTGCGAAGTCGAGTCGCGCCGCCATGTCGGTTCCCCTTACCGCCGCCCGGACCACACCGGCGACGGACCTCAGCAATGAGGAAAGGTGCTCCGAGTCCCCCGCCGACCTCACCGTCGCCAAGTCGAACTCAATAATCGCCAGGGTAAACGGATGCTCATAGCGCTCCGAGCGCCGAATCTCGACGAGTGCCAGCTCCTGGAAGAATATGCCGCTCAGCATGCCCGTGAGCGGATCCAGACGGGTCATCAGCTTACGATAGTCGTGAGCAGAGCGGAGCGCGGCAAAGAGCATGACGAAGATGAGAAAAAGGCCGGCTTGTAGGGTGAGATTCCAGAGCTGGACACCAAAGGGTCCTGGATCGTGAGGATCGTACCTGTTAACGGCATACCAGATGCCGGAACAGCAAAATGCTGCAACGAAACCATTGCGGCGGGACCCCGACCACGTGATGAGCGCCAAGGGGATAAGGTAGAAGGGTTCACTGGTGAGTTGCTTGGTTAGATAGTCCACAAGCCCCACCAGGACTATCAATACATACCCAAGAGCGACAAACCCCTGACGTGACTGCCTGTCAAGATACTCAGCGACTTCTTTCATCATTGCCTCTGCCCGGACATCAAACATTGTTATTTCAATAAATAGCAGAGTATACAACAAGATTCAATTCCAGATTGAGTAGCAAGGAGAGAAGTGGGTAAAAGAGGAGAGAATATGGAGATAGAGAGGTGAGACGCGAAACGCCCCCCCTGAGGACAGGGGGGGCGTTTGTAAAAAACTCCCGGCGGCGACCTACTCTCCCACACCGCTACCAGTGCAGTACCATCGGCCCAGAGGGGCTTAACTTCCGTGTTCGGGATGGGAACGGGTGTGACCCCCTCGGCATAGCCACCGAGAAACCTTAGAAATGTATCTTGGGCAATTGCATTTATGCGAGATCGAGAGCGTTAGGGAGTGATTCAATATGACGGGGGTGGGGTTGCCACCCCCGCGAGTATAGTTTTTTATGGTCAAGCCTCACGGCCGATTAGTACCGGTCAGCTGAACGCATTGCTGCGCTTACACACCCGGCCTATCAACGTTGTGGTCTACAACGGGCCTACAGGGGACTCGCGTCCCGGGGATACCTAATCTTGAAGGAGGCTTCCCGCTTAGATGCTTTCAGCGGTTATCCTTTCCGTACATAGCTACCCAGCGACTGCTCCTGGCGGAACAACTGGAACACCAGAGGTACGTCCATCCCGGTCCTCTCGTACTAAGGACAGCTCTTCTCAAGTATCCTGCGCCCACGGCAGATAGGGACCAAACTGTCTCACGACGTTTTAAACCCAGCTCGCGTACCGCTTTAATTGGCGAACAGCCAAACCCTTGGGACCTACTTCAGCCCCAGGATGCGATGAGCCGACATCGAGGTGCCAAACCTCCCCGTCGATGTGAACTCTTGGGGGAGATCAGCCTGTTATCCCCGGAGTACCTTTTATCCGTTGAGCGACGGCCCTTCCATACAGAACCGCCGGATCACTAAGACCTACTTTCGTACCTGCTCGACTTGTCTGTCTCGCAGTCAAGCTCCCTTATGCCTTTGCACTCTACGGCTGGTTTCCAATCAGCCTGAGGGAACCTTCGTGCGCCTCCGTTACACTTTGGGAGGCGACCGCCCCAGTCAAACTACCCACCAGACAGTGTCCCCGACCCGGATGACGGGCCTAGGTTAGACACCCAAAACAACCAGGGTGGTATTTCAAGGTTGACTCCACCGAGACTGGCGTCCCAGCTTCAAAGTCTCCCACCTATCCTACACAAGCTGTTTCGAATGTCACTGTCAAGCTGTAGTAAAGGTTCACGGGGTCTTTCCGTCTTGCCGCGGGTACTCGGCATCTTCACCGAGAATTCAATTTCGCTGAGCCACTGGTTGAGACAGCGCGGAAATCGTTACGCCATTCGTGCAGGTCGGAACTTACCCGACAAGGAATTTCGCTACCTTAGGACCGTTATAGTTACGGCCGCCGTTTACCGGGGCTTCGGTTCAAAGCTTCGCCTTGCGGCTAACAAATCCCCTTAACCTTCCGGCACCGGGCAGGCGTCAGTCCCTATACATCGTCTTTCGACTTAGCAGAGACCTGTGTTTTTAGTAAACAGTCGCTACCGCCATTTCTCTGCGACCACCTTCGGCTTCACGTGCGAATCGCTACACCTACTGGTGGCACACCTTCTCCCGAAGTTACGGTGTCATTTTGCCGAGTTCCTTAACCAGTGTTCTCTCAAGCACCTTAGGATTTTCTCCTCACCCACCTGAGTCGGTTTACGGTACGGTCTCTGGCTACCTGAAGCTTAGAGGCTTTTCTTGGAAGCATGGGATCAACGACTTTGTGGGGATACCCCCTCGTCATCACGTCTCAGCGTTGAATGGAGAAGCGGATTTGCCTACCTCTCCCGCCTACACGCTTGAACCGGGACGTCCAGCACCCGGATCGCCTACCCTTCTCCGTCCCCCCATCGCAGTAACCAGAGGTACAGGAATATTAACCTGTTTCCCATCAACTACGCCTTTCGGCCTCGCCTTAGGGACCGACTAACCCTCAGCAGATTACCTTTACTGAGGAACCCTTGGGTTTTCGGTGACAGGGTTTCTCACCCTGTTTTTCGCTACTCATGTCAGCATAATCTCTTGTGATACCTCCAGCCGTCCTCGCGGTCGACCTTCGCAGGCTTACACAATGCTCCCCTACCACTCGCACCTTAAGATGCGAATCCGCAGCTTCGGTACCATGCTTAGCCCCGTTACATTTTCCGCGCAGACCCACTCGACCAGTGAGCTATTACGCTTTCTTTAAAGGGTGGCTGCTTCTAAGCCAACCTCCTGGTTGTCTGGGCATTTCCACATCGTTTTCCACTTAGCATGGATTTTGGGACCTTAGCCGACGGTCTGGGCTCTTTCCCTTTTGACTACGGATCTTATCACCCGCAGTCTGACTCCCGTGATAACAGTTAGTGGTATTCGGAGTTTGATTGGGTTTGGTAATCTGGTAGGACCCCTAGCCCATTCAGTGCTCTACCCCCACTACTTACTTCACGAGGCTATACCTAAATATATTTCGGGGAGAACCAGCTATCTCCGAGTTTGATTAGCCTTTCACTCCTATCCACAGCTCATCCCCTGGCTTTTCAACGCCAGTGGGTTCGGGCCTCCACGAAGTGTTACCTCCCTTTCACCCTGGCCATGGATAGATCACCCGGTTTCGGGTCTACTCCCGGCAACTATAATCGCCCTGTTCAGACTCGCTTTCGCTGCGGCTCCACTCTATGAGCTTAACCTCGCTGCCGAGAGTAACTCGCTGACTCATTATGCAAAAGGCACGCGGTCACACCTGATCTACATGGTGCTCCCACTGCTTGTAGGCATACGGTTTCAGGTTCTATTTCACCCTCCTCATCGGAGTGCTTTTCACCTTTCCCTCACGGTACTGGTTCACTATCGGTCAGAGAGTAGTATTTAGCCTTGGGAGATGGTCCTCCCGGATTCCCACGAGATTTCACGTGTCTCGCGGTACTCGGGGACACCCTAGGGTGAATCAAGGTTTCGCATACGGGGCTATCACCCGCTATGGCCGGACTTTCCAGACCGTTCTGCTACCCATCATCAATCCCACGTCGGGGCCCCACAACCCCAGGGGTACCGAAGTACTCCTGGTTTGGGCTGTTCCGCTTTCGCTCGCCACTACTGACGGAATCACTATTGTTTTCTTTTCCTGGGGGTACTTAGATGTTTCAGTTCCCCCCGTTCGCCTCATGTACCTATGGATTCAGTACATGATTCTGGAGCATGACCTCCAGAGGGTTTCCCCATTCGGAAATCCCCGGATCAAAGCCTGTTTAGCGGCTCCCCGAGGCTTATCGCAGCTTACCACGTCCTTCATCGCCTCTCTCTGCCTAGGCATCCACCGTACGCCCTTAGTAGCTTGACCATAAAAAATCCTGAAATTGAATCAATCTACCCCGGACGTCTCTACTTTTCGTAGATTCGCCTTTGCTACTTGATCTCACTATGCAATTGTCAAAGAACTCTATTAGAGCGAAGGGTTACCCCTTCGGGCTAATTCATGGTGGAGGTGAACGGGTTCGAACCGATGACCTCCTGCGTGCAAGGCAGGCGCTCTCCCAGCTGAGCTACACCCCCGATAACTTGGTGGGCCTGGCTGGACTCGAACCAGCGACCTCACGATTATCAGTCGTGTGCTCTAGCCATCTGAGCTACAAGCCCATGGTCATCGCTAACCACGATTCACTCACTTCTCTTTCAGAGAACAAAAAACCAAGACGTTTGGCCTTGGCCTTTCAAAACTAAATAGTAGACTACATTGCGGGATTGACCTAGGTAGCTGGAAGCCTCAAGGGCTTCGGGCTCCTTAGAAAGGAGGTGATCCAGCCGCAGGTTCCCCTACGGCTACCTTGTTACGACTTCACCCCAGTCACCGACCATTCCTTAGGGCGCTGCCTCCCCGAGGGGTTAGCTCACGCACTTCGGGACCAATCGACTCCCGTGGTGTGACGGGCGGTGTGTACAAGGCCCGGGAACGTATTCACCGCGGCATGCTGATCCGCGATTACTAGCGATTCCAACTTCATGGAGTCGAGTTGCAGACTCCAATCCGAACTGAGACCGGCTTTATGAGATTGGCTCCACCTCGCGGCATCGCTACTCTTTGTACCGGCCATTGTAGCACGTGTGTAGCCCTGGACATAAGGGCCATGAGGACTTGACGTCATCCCCACCTTCCTCCGGTTTGACACCGGCAGTCTCCTTAGAGTGCCCAACTTAATGATGGCAACTAGGGATAGGGGTTGCGCTCGTTGCGGGACTTAACCCAACATCTCACGACACGAGCTGACGACAGCCATGCAGCACCTGTCTCGCGGCTCCCGAAGGCACTCCCGTGTTTCCACAGGATTCCGCGGATGTCAAGCCCAGGTAAGGTTCTGCGCGTTGCGTCGAATTAAACCACATGCTCCACCGCTTGTGCGGGCCCCCGTCAATTCCTTTGAGTTTTAGTCTTGCGACCGTACTTCCCAGGCGGAGTACTTAATGCGTTAGCTGCGGCACTGCAGGGGTCAATACCCGCAACACCTAGTACTCATCGTTTACGGCGTGGACTACCAGGGTATCTAATCCTGTTTGCTCCCCACGCTTTCGCGTCTCAGCGTCAATATCGGTCCAGGCAGCCGCCTTCGCCACCGGTGTTCCTCCTAATATCTACGGATTTCACTCCTACACTAGGAATTCCACTGCCCTCTCCCGTATTCAAGTCTCCCAGTTTCCAATGCACTTCCCAGGTTGAGCCCGGGGCTTTCACATCAGACTTAAAAGACCGCCTACACGCGCTTTACGCCCAATAATTCCGAACAACGCTTGCACCCTCCGTATTACCGCGGCTGCTGGCACGGAGTTAGCCGGTGCTTCCTTTGAAGGTACCGTCAAGCGAAACAGGTATTATCCGTCCCGCATTTCTTCCCTTCTGTCAGAGCTTTACGACCCGAAGGCCTTCATCACTCACGCGGCGTTGCTGCGTCAGGCTTTCGCCCATTGCGCAAAATTCCCCACTGCTGCCTCCCGTAGGAGTCTGGACCGTGTCTCAGTTCCAGTGTGGCTGATCATCCTCTCAGACCAGCTAACCATCGTCGCCTTGGTGGGCCTTTACCCCGCCAACTAGCTAATGGTACGCGGACTCATCCGACGACAAGAGGCCCGAAGGTCCCCCCCTTTTCCCGCAGAATCCTAAGACTCCGTGGGCTTATCCGGTATTAGCACCCCTTTCGAGATGTTATCCCAGATCGTCGGGCAGATTATCCACGCGTTACTCACCCGTGCGCCACTTTACTCAGGGCCGAAGCCCCTTTCGCGTTCGACTTGCATGTGTTAGGCACGCCGCCAGCGTTCGTTCTGAGCCAGGATCAAACTCTCCAGTTTATGACTGAAAAATTTGAATCTGATTCGATTCTCAAATGTTTTTCAAGAACCCACAATGTAAAGCGTCTACTATTTAGTTTTCAAAGACCAAGCTGCCCTGTCGCCTGCAGCAGACTTCGCAATCTACATCAACCCGCTCTGCCTGTCAATCTCTTTTTTCGCTACCCTCGCTTTTTCTGCAAGCCGCTCTGCCGCCTGCCCCGCGAGGACGTGTATTATATCAAACCCTCTCGCAAACGGTCAAGACTTTTTTGTATTATTATCTTCCAATCTCAACAAGCTGCCCTCACCCCCACAAACTTTATGCCACATCAGTCCCGGCACAACATCAATCCAGGCGATTATCTTTCACTCGGAGCGCTTCTGCGTAAACCTCACTTCGCGGCAAGCCGAGTTCGGTGGACACACGACGTACTGCATCTTTTAGAGTGAGAGATTCTCTAAAAAAATATTTCCGGAGACGAGCTTCAACCTCGGCGAAATCTGGAATTTGCGTCTCCTCGCTCCGCGGTGAAATCAATATAACGACTTCGCCCCGAATCTGTCGGTCAACGAAACTGTCCATAACCTCCGATACCGGTCCTCGGACGAATTCTTCGTGCAACTTGGTAAGTTCTCGCCCCACCACCACTACCCGCTCACCAAGCAATTCCCTGATATCTTCGAGAGTAGCCATGAGCCTCACCGGCGCCTCATACAGGACGATTACGTGTTTAGCTTCTTTGAATGAAGAAATACAATCCCGTCGCCTCGCTGATCGATTCGACAGAAAACCGTGGAAGATGAAAGAGTCCGTCGGCAGCCCTGATGCGGAAAGTGCGGCAATCGCAGCACAGGCACCCGGGATTGGCACAACCGCGATTCCTTCACTCACTGCACTGCGCACAAGTTGATATCCGGGATCGGAAATACATGGTGTCCCGGCATCGGTGACCAGCGCCACCGACAATCCGTCACGCAGGCGATCCAGAATGTATTCGCCCTTGAGGCTTTTGTTATGATCGAAGTACGAGGTGAGTGGTTTTGTGATTCCGAAGTGAGTGAGCAGCTTGCGGGTATGCCGTGTATCTTCGGCGGCAACAAGATCAACTTCCTTGAGGATGCGAATCGCTCGGAAGGTAATATCCTCAAGGTTGCCAATGGGGGTGGCAACAATATACAGCATACCGGAGGGTCTCATTTACCCCAGTCGCGGGAATAGCGAAAATCCCGGTCTATGGTCCGGTTGGAAACCTTCGCAATCACCGGCAGGCGTCGTTTGAAATGAGAATTTTGGATTTTGTGATAAATCGTATCAATAAAGAGAGGATCAAATCCATCCGCCACCAACTCCTCACGATTCATACGCAAATCAACCATGTGATAAAGGAGTTCATCGACTTCCCGATAGGTAAAGCCGAGCTCCTGCTCGTCCGTTTGGCCCGCCCAGAGATCGGCCGACGGCTTCTTCTCGATGATCGCGCGCGGAACCCCCATCTCCTCAGACAGGTGCCAGACCTGCGTTTTATAAATGTCACCAATGGGATTGAGGGCACTTGCCATGTCGCCAAACAGGGTCCCGTACCCCAAAAGGAGCTCAGTCTTATTGCTGGTCCCCAGCACGAGAGCGGAAAGTGCGGCCGACTGGTCATAAAGGATTGTCATCCTTTCCCGGGCCATCTTGTTGCCACGTCTCATATTGTCAGCGTCAGGATACCGTGAGAAGTAGCTCTCCACCATCGAGGTAATCTCTACGACTTCATGGGGTATTCCCAGCTGCTCCGCAGCGAGACGGGCGTGGGCTTCGCTTTCCGGATTGCTCGTTCGATACGGCATGACAAACGCATAGACATTTTCCGGACCGAGTGCTTCTGCAGCGAGAAACGCCACCAGGGCGGAATCTATCCCCCCCGAGAGGCCTAAAACGGCCTTCCGAACCCCCACCTTGCAAACTTCCTCACGGATAAACCCGACAAGCAGCTGTCGCAGGAGCTTTGCGTTTACCTTGAGACCCATTATCTGCTCCTCTCCGTCTCGATTCGGCGAAGCTCCTTCATAGTGATCGGGAGACTCTCGTCCCGCATCATTGGCGAGAATATCCGCTCGCGGCGCAGTGCCCCCTCGTCAAGGCTGCCCACAACATAATCTTCCTCAAAGATTTTGCCCCGGACAACAACGTTCCCCGAAGGAGCAACCACCTCGGACCCGCCCCAGAAATTGACCCCATCCTCATACCCGACGCGATTGCAGTAAAGAATGCGGCAATTCAGGAACATCGCCGTCGTACTCGTCAACTTCTGCCACGCAACCGTGGAGCCAAGGCTCGCATCCTCGGATATGCCCCGACTGGGGCTGCTTGAAAGGCAGATGAGCGTCGTGGCGCCATCCATGGCAAGGACATAGGGGGCGGACAGATGCCACATATCTTCGCAGATGAGCAGTCCCATGCGACCAAATCGCGTATCGAATGCACGGATACTCTCACCGCGTGCAAAATAGCGCTGTTCGTCAAAGAGGCCATAGGTGGGAAGATAGACCTTGCGGTGCCGGTGCAGCACCTCTCCGTTTGAAAGATACAGTGCCGAGTTAAAAAAACGGTAATCGTCAGATGCTTCGACAAAACCGATCGCAATGTCAATACGGCGGGAAAGATTCAGCAGGCGGGTCAGAAGGGGAGAATCCATGCGAAGCGCCACCTCAGGCACAAGATCCCTCAAGAAGTAGCCGGTCAAAGCGAGTTCGGGAAATACGGCCAGATCAGCCCCTTCGGAGATGCCGCGCTCGACCACGGAACAGATCATCTCACCGTTATCGGCAAGACATCCAAGCTTAGGCTTTATTTGTGCCAGTGCAACGGTGAAATTCACAAAACCCTCCGCAAAGTCCCGCTAACGTACCACAGGGGCTCCCCCTTTTCAACCGGGATACCCGCTTAGTAGTTCAACTCGAATGCGTTGACGAAATGCTCCACCTGGGGATCGCCACCGGACTTGAAGGTTATTGCCACAACATCGAACCGGGCCCCCGAATCGAGCTTTCGTCGCGACGCCAGCCAGGTGAGGGCCGCCTTTGATATCTGTCTTTGCTTGAATGGGGTGACCGCAAGTTGCGGCGGACCATAATCAGCAGTCCGTCTCGATTTGACTTCCACGAAAACAAGGGTTGCCCCGTCTTGCGCGACGATGTCGATCTCCCCACCTTTGCAGCGGAAGTTCCGCTCCAGAATCCGGTAACGGAGCCCTTTGAGAAAGGAGACCGCCAGCTCCTCACCCTGTGAGCCGAGGATTTTGTTAGAGCATTCCGCGCAGCCCGTCACGCCCCCTCCCGTACATGCTCTCGCACGCCGCGAAAGGTCAAGCGATGGATCGGGCTCGGCCCCAGCAGGGCGATGGCAGCAAGGTGGGCCGCCGAACCGTACCCCTTGTGCCCTGCGAAGCCATATCCCGGATATTGCCGATCATACTCGACCATCATTCGATCACGGGTCACCTTGGCGACGATGGAGGCTGCAGCAATCGAGACACTGGCACTGTCGCCCTTCTTGATGGCTTTCTGGGGGATATTCACGGGAACCTTTGAGATCCCGTCGACGAGGAGATAGTCTGCGGGGAGAATCAGTTTGGTTACCGCTTCCCTCATGGCAGCCAGCGTGGCCTGAAGGATATTGATCCTGTCGATGACACAGTGATCGGCGATCCCGACGCCAACAGCAAGAGCACGCTCCGCGATAAGGGCAAAGAGTTCTTCCCGCGCTGACGCCGAGAGCTTCTTCGAGT contains:
- a CDS encoding ABC transporter permease → MFGRLETMLIKEAIQILRDPKMRFIILVIPAVQITLFGYAVNTDVTHIATAVCDRDNSATSRDLVARLERSGYFDVVRRVEREEEIRALLDRGTVRAAVQVNRGFEEAIRAGRTAPLQIIVDGTDPSTARIVVSYSVKIAERFSDQIRAEHLVRQGGRATEGGRVELESRAWFNDNLESRNFYVPGVIASMVLITTMMLSSMAVVREKEIGTMEQIIVTPIQRWEFIVGKLVPFAIVGYINVIIVTGVALFWFRVPLRGSVALLVGSTALFLMSTLGFGLFISTLSRTQQQAMMSSFMFTFPAMLLSGFAFPIENMPRSIQYATYLNPLRYYLVIVRGIFLKGIGLEILWPQVTALALLGGTILVFAVGRFRKTVG
- a CDS encoding ferritin family protein; protein product: MPDFGSPFAGRAADRKLTHAELVRAIRFMVSAEYEAIQLYMQLAESTDNALAQAVLRDVADEERVHAGEFLKLLYQLEPEEERFYAEGFEEVDEIVGELKKTAKAKGRKSAGKS
- a CDS encoding GGDEF domain-containing protein; the protein is MMKEVAEYLDRQSRQGFVALGYVLIVLVGLVDYLTKQLTSEPFYLIPLALITWSGSRRNGFVAAFCCSGIWYAVNRYDPHDPGPFGVQLWNLTLQAGLFLIFVMLFAALRSAHDYRKLMTRLDPLTGMLSGIFFQELALVEIRRSERYEHPFTLAIIEFDLATVRSAGDSEHLSSLLRSVAGVVRAAVRGTDMAARLDFATFAVMLPETPNESGRVVVKKLQEQLAALLSENRWQVPFGIGATTFMVPPAGVDEMFRKVGGLAHSASRRSSTTTVRYEVVDRAMGVA
- the rsmI gene encoding 16S rRNA (cytidine(1402)-2'-O)-methyltransferase, which produces MLYIVATPIGNLEDITFRAIRILKEVDLVAAEDTRHTRKLLTHFGITKPLTSYFDHNKSLKGEYILDRLRDGLSVALVTDAGTPCISDPGYQLVRSAVSEGIAVVPIPGACAAIAALSASGLPTDSFIFHGFLSNRSARRRDCISSFKEAKHVIVLYEAPVRLMATLEDIRELLGERVVVVGRELTKLHEEFVRGPVSEVMDSFVDRQIRGEVVILISPRSEETQIPDFAEVEARLRKYFFRESLTLKDAVRRVSTELGLPRSEVYAEALRVKDNRLD
- a CDS encoding NAD+ synthase: MGLKVNAKLLRQLLVGFIREEVCKVGVRKAVLGLSGGIDSALVAFLAAEALGPENVYAFVMPYRTSNPESEAHARLAAEQLGIPHEVVEITSMVESYFSRYPDADNMRRGNKMARERMTILYDQSAALSALVLGTSNKTELLLGYGTLFGDMASALNPIGDIYKTQVWHLSEEMGVPRAIIEKKPSADLWAGQTDEQELGFTYREVDELLYHMVDLRMNREELVADGFDPLFIDTIYHKIQNSHFKRRLPVIAKVSNRTIDRDFRYSRDWGK
- a CDS encoding nitrilase-related carbon-nitrogen hydrolase — encoded protein: MNFTVALAQIKPKLGCLADNGEMICSVVERGISEGADLAVFPELALTGYFLRDLVPEVALRMDSPLLTRLLNLSRRIDIAIGFVEASDDYRFFNSALYLSNGEVLHRHRKVYLPTYGLFDEQRYFARGESIRAFDTRFGRMGLLICEDMWHLSAPYVLAMDGATTLICLSSSPSRGISEDASLGSTVAWQKLTSTTAMFLNCRILYCNRVGYEDGVNFWGGSEVVAPSGNVVVRGKIFEEDYVVGSLDEGALRRERIFSPMMRDESLPITMKELRRIETERSR
- a CDS encoding YraN family protein, with amino-acid sequence MTGCAECSNKILGSQGEELAVSFLKGLRYRILERNFRCKGGEIDIVAQDGATLVFVEVKSRRTADYGPPQLAVTPFKQRQISKAALTWLASRRKLDSGARFDVVAITFKSGGDPQVEHFVNAFELNY
- a CDS encoding ribonuclease HII produces the protein MVSWELPVSLFEDDAKPDLWQFENLAARRGFRAVAGVDEAGRGPLAGPVVAAAVLLPVDADLRGVDDSKKLSASAREELFALIAERALAVGVGIADHCVIDRINILQATLAAMREAVTKLILPADYLLVDGISKVPVNIPQKAIKKGDSASVSIAAASIVAKVTRDRMMVEYDRQYPGYGFAGHKGYGSAAHLAAIALLGPSPIHRLTFRGVREHVREGA